The genomic segment CACGGTGTTGACCACCCGGAGTGCGTAGCCCGTGTCCCGGACGACCCGCTCGACTCCCATGAGCAGCGAGGCCGGACCGTACAGAGCCGTCCCCAGCGTCACCACTCCGATGGAGCGGGTCCGCCCCGAGGCCAGTGCCCGGGCGGCGTTGTTACGCCGGTAACCGAGCCGCTCGGCGGCTTCCGTGACCCGCCTGCGCACCTCGGCGGAGACGTACGGCTCGTCGTTGAAGACCCGCGACACGGTCTTCTGCGAGACCCCGGCCAGCCGTGCCACATCCGTGCTGCTCGGCGCCGCGGGGCTGCCGCCCCGTCCCGTACCTCGCGTCATGGTTGCCTCCCGGTGACCGTACGAACCAGCCCAATGATGTCAGACATCACCTCTCTGACTGCGCTGTCATGTCTGCGTAGTCATGTCTACGCAGTCACACGGCTGTCGTCAAGAGGTCGGGACGCATCCGCCCCGACCGGGGCGTCGGGTGCCGGGAGCCTCGGGCATCACGCGTCGGGAGCCGCGTGCACGCGTTCTCCCTCCACGAAGGTCTGCAGGACCCGGGTGGCGGCGATGCCCTCGGGCGGGCCCGTGAACGGGTCGCGGTCGAGGACGACCAGGTCGGCCGCCCTGCCGACGGTGATGCTGCCGGTGAGGGCGTCGAGGTGGTTCACGTAGGCACTGCCCGCCGTGTAGGCGGCGAGGGCGGTGCCGAGATCGAGGCGCTGTCCGGGCAGGAACTCCGGGGTGCCGTCGGGGGCGTCCGGGGAGACGCGGTTGACGGCGACATGGAGGGCCTGGAGCGGGTCGGGGCTGCTGACCGGCCAGTCGCTGCCCGCCGCCAGCGTCGCCCCGGCGCGCAGCAGGTCGCCGAACGGGTACTGCCGGGCGCCGCGTTCGGGGCCCAGCAAGGGCAGGGTCAGTTCGTCCATCTGCGGCTCGTGGGCGGCCCACAGCATCTGGAGGTTGGCGGTGGCGCCGAGTGCCCGGAACCGTCGTACGTCGTCGGGGTGGACGACCTGGAGGTGCGCCAGGTGGTGGCGGGTGTCGCGGTGCCCGTTGGCGGTACGGGCGGCCTCGACGGCGTCGAGCGCCTCGCGCACCGCCCGGTCGCCGAGGGCGTGGAAGTGCACCTGGAAACCGAGCGCGTCGAGCTCGGTGACGTACTTCCTCAGCTCGCCCGGTTCGACGAAACTGAGGCCGCTGCCGTCCGAGGCGCACCCGCAGCCGGTGAGATAGGGGTCGAGCATGGCGGCCGTGCGGTTCTCGGCGATGCCGTCCTGCATGATCTTCACCGTACCGGCGCGGAACCGGCCCCCGCTCAACTCCGCGCGCCGCGCGACGAGTTCGGGGATCTGCTCGGCACCGCGTTCACGGTCCCACCACAGGGCGCCGGTGACGCGCGCGGTGAGGAGCCCCCGGTCCAGAGCCGTGCGGTACGCGGGCGCCGGGTCCGTCATGGTGGCGTACGCGCCGACGATGGCGTCCTGCCAGGCGGTGACCCCGTGGGCGTGCAGCACGGCCTGGGCGCGCAGCAGGGCGGTCAGCTGTTCCTCGGGGGTGGGGTCGGGCACCAGTCGGCCCACGAGGTGGACGGCGCCCTCCTGCAGCATGCCGGTCGGCCGGCCGTCGGCGTCGCGTTCGATGCGGCCGTCGGCGGGGTCGGGGGTGCGGGCGTCGATGCCGGCCCGTTCGAGTGCCCGGGTGTTGACCCAGGCGCCGTGGTGGTCGCGGTTGGGCAGGAAGACGGGCCGGTCGGGGACGATCGCGTCGAGGGTGGCGGCGGTGGGGGCGCCGCCGGGGAAGGCCTCCAGGGACCAGCCGCCACCGGTGATCCATTCGGCGTCCGGGTGCTCGTCGGCGTACGTCCGGATCCGCCGCAGGTACTCGGTGGGGTCGACCGAGTCGGCGAGGTGGCACAGGCCGAGTTCCAGGCCCGCGCCCTGCGGGTGCACATGGGCGTCCTGGAAGCCGGGCAGCAGCAGCTTTCCGGCGAGGTCGACGACCTCGGTGCGGGGCCCGACGAGGGCGTGCACCTCGTCGTGGCCGACGGCCGTGATCCGCCCGCCGTGCACGGCCACGGCGGTGGCGCGGACGCGGGCGGGATCGACGGTGTGCACGGGCCCGCCGGTGAGGACGAGGTCGGCGGGGCCCGTGGCCTGGGACTGCGACATGGGGGTGGACTCCGTGGAGGGGGTCGGGGCGAGGGCAGGGGCGTCGAGCGGCCGGGGTGAGGTCGCCGGCCGGGAGCGGGCGGCGGGCTCAGACGGGCGTGCGGTCCATGGGGAGGTCGATGGCCTCGGCGTCGGTGCCGCGCCCGGTGGCGAAGTACGGCGACCGGCGGACGTGCTTGGCGATCGCGGCCATGACCAGCCCCACGAGGACGATCACGGCGGGCAGGGAGAACATGAACCACCCGTTGTCGGGGCTCAGTTCGAAGTGGTCGCTCATGGTCAGGTAGGAGTATCCGAGGTAGCCGCCGAGGCCCAGCAGCACCAGGCCGGACACGCCGGGCACACCCACGGCGAGCACCGCCGTCCGCGGCCCCTCGCGCAGGGCGGACCGGAAACGGACGGCACACGCGAGCGCGGTGAGGCCGTAGTAGAGGGCCACGAGCAGGCCGATGGCGTTGACGGCGGCCAGCAGCATGTCGCTCAGCCGAGGCAGGGCGACGGCCAGCAGGGCGATCGCGGCGGCGATGGACAGCACGACGACCGTGCCGGCGGCGGGGGTGCCGTACCGCGGATGCACCCGGGTCCACACCGGGCCCATGGTGCGGTCCCGGCCCATCGCGAGCAGCCCGCGTGCCGTGGGGATCAGCGTGGACTGCACGGAGGCCGCGGCGGAGAACATCAGGGCCACCAGGGGCAGGGTGGCCCAGGGCTCGGCGGCCAGCTTCTGCCCGAGGTACGGCAGGGCCTGCGGGCCGTTCCCGATGAGCTCGGCGAGGCTCATCTCCCGCTGGAAGGCGATCGAGGCGAAGAGGAACAGGCCGAGCATGGCGAAGAGGGCGATCAGCCCGCCGCGGGCCGCGTCGCCCGGCTTCCTGGTCTCCTCGGTGACGCTGAAGGCCGCGTCCCAGCCCCAGAAGAAGAACACCGCGAGCACCATGCCCTGGGCGAAGGTGGTGCCGTCGGCGATCTCGAAGGGGTTGAACCAGGAGAGGGAGAAGGACTGCCCGCCGGTGACGAGCGCCCAGCCGCAGAACCCGATCAGCACGGCGTATTCGAAGACCAGCAGCGCGAACTGGAAACGGGTCGTGGCGCGTGTGCCGGTGACGGCGAGGGCGGTGAGGCCGAGCAGGAGCACCAGCCCCACGGCCGTACTGACGCCGGTGGACGCCGGATCGAGCGCGACGCCCCCCAGGGTGTGCAGGCCTGCCTTGTTCGCGAAGACCAGGGTGACCGAGCCCATCACGGCGCTGGTGTAGGCGCAGAAGATGACCGATCCGACGATGGTGACCCAGCCGGTCAGGAAACCGGGCCAGGGGCCGAGGGTCTTGCCGACCCAGGTGTAGCCGTTGCCGCAGTTGGGCTCCGAGCGGTTGAGGCGGGCGTAGGCGGTGGCGATGCCGAGCACAGGCAGGAAGGCCAGGAGCAGCAGCGCCGGGCCCTGCAGGCCCACGATGGTCGCGATCGTGCCCATGCCGATGGCGATGCTGGTGGTGGCGGCCGTGCTGGAGGCGGCGATGGCGACGCCGTCGACCACGCCGAGGGAACGGCGCAGCCCGGAACCCGGTCCGACGGCCGGGGCCGGGGCCGGGGCCGGGGCAGGGGCCGGGGCCGGGGCCGGGGACGTGGACGGGGCCGGGGACGAGGGCGAGGGCGAGGGCGAGGCCATGGGCGACATGGACGGTTGGGGAGGCAGGGACGGCATGAAGGGCTCCTCGTGGGGAGGGTGACGAGGGTAGAGCCGCGGCGGGACTGTGATGGAACACCTGGCATTCGTCTTGCGTCAATCCTGTTGACATAAGGGGACCGGGCCCCTTCACTGCCGGTACGCGGTCCCGACCGACAGGAGCCCCGGAATGCCCACCCGTGTCCCGCAGGAACGCAGACGCCGTCGCCCCACCCGCTCGGGCGTGCTGCTCTCGGCGGAGCTGATCGTGGAGACCGCGCTGCGGCTGATCGGCGAGCACGGCCCGGAGGCACTCAGCGTGCGCCGGCTCGGCACCGCCCTCGGCTGCGACCCCAGCGCCCTCTACCGCTACTTCGACGGCACCGACGACCTGGTGCTCGCCATCGCCGACCGCATCATCGGCGACGCCATGGCGGGCTTCGCCCCGGGGGACGACTGGGTGGCCGCGTTGCGCGAGATGGCCCTGCGGGTCCGCGCCGGCTACCTCGCCCACCCGCGCGCGGCCGCCTTCGCCTCGTACCGGGTCACCCGGCGCCCGAACGAGATCCGCGCCGTCGAGACCGGAATCGGACTGCTGCTCTCCGCGGGGTTCGGCCCGGCTGACGCGACCCGCCTGTACCTGACGTTCATCGACACCGTGCTCAGCCACGCGGCCATGGACGCGGCGCTCCAGGCACTGCCGCGGCGACAGCGAGAGGCCGACGAGCGGGCGTGGCTGGACGTGTACCAGGGGCTGGACCCGGCGTCGTACCCCGCCCTGACCAGCGTGCGGCAGGACCTGCGCACCGTGGGCGACAGTTCCTTCGAGGAAGCGGTCGACCTGCTCCTGGAGGCCCTGGCCGCCCGCGCCCCTACGGGGTGACCTCCGGGCCCGGCCTCGGCCTCCATCCCCTCTGACATGTTCGCGTTCACGCTGTTCCCGCCGCCCTGGTCCGAGCCCGTCGCGACAGTGGATGCCGGTCGGCCGGAATGCCGCGGGGCCGGCTCAGTCGCCGCCGGGGACGAGGACCAGGCCGCTCGCTCTGTGAAGGTGGTGAAGCACCCGCCGGTCGCGGTCGATCACCACGGCACTGCACGTGATGTGCGTCGGCATCGTCGTACGGCTCGTGGGGTCGCCCGCTGCGTCGAGAACTGCCGGCAGCGCTTCTATGACGGCGTTTTCGGCGGGGTGGTGCACCAGGTATGTCCGGACGAGAGCGCTGATGGCAGTTGGGGCGGGCGGCATGTCAGCACCTTTCAAGAGCCGGGGAACAGGATTCGGCGGGCTCGGCGTACGAGCCGGCGGCCGGGAGCACTCGGCTGCCGAGGCGCCGTCGTCCACAAGCCCCATGCCAACTGGGGCGCGGGACCCGTTGTGGGCGCGGGACGGGCGCCGGATTCGTAGGTCACGCGGTGCGGCTTCGCTCTCGAGCCCTGCTCCAGGAATCCGCCTTGCACGAACAGCCCGATGGCCGGGGTGGGTCCGCCTGTCGAGGGCAGGAGAGCCAACCCGCTGGTGTGGATCTTGAAGCCCTGGTCTTCTTCGCGCCAGGTCTGCCGCTTTCTGGGGAAACCGGGGCCGTTGGGATCAGCGCGGTACCCGGCTTGGCCCAGGATCTCTCGGGCGGCTGATCACCGAAGAGCCGCCGGGCCATCCACCAGTGCTCGACGTAGCCTCGACCAGGTCATCCGCCAGCGTCGGTGGCCGCCCTGCGAGTTGAGCGGCAGCCGTGAGCAGGACGAGCCGGTCGGGCTGCTGGTGTCCACCGGGGCAGTGTGCGGTGTCGCATCTCGGAGCGCGGCGTCTGCGCAGCCGTCGGCCCTCCCGTGGGGAGGACGGGAGGGACGGCGCGGCCCCGCCCAGGTGAAAGCACACGGGCGGGGCCAAGGGTCGGGACCTCCGTCGGTGGACTGGGAGGATCACCGCGGTCACAGCATTGCACCGGATTCGGCCACGCAACAGGGTCGTGACTGGAATCAGTGGCATGGCGGGTGGGGTACGGGTACCTCCCCCACCCCTGGGGGAGGGGAAGGAGCACGACGATGTCCGATGCCAACGTCCGAACCCCATGGAAGTCGAGGACCGGCTGGCCGCCGTAGCTGCTGCTGAGGGGCTGTCGCTGCGCGCGTATCTCGCTCGTCCCGCCGAGACGCTGCTGACTCCGGCCGAGCGTGCCGAGCGTGCCGCGAGGGCGGAGAAGGCCCCTGGCCGCGTTTGACGGAGTGGAACGGCTACGCGCCGACCGCTGCCGAGGAACAGGACCTGGACAGCGAGCCGGACCGGCGCCTGGCCCAGGTGACCAGCCGGTGAGCGACGCTGTGCACATCGTCCTGGACGACACCGCGATGGCCGCAGCCGACCAGGGCAACGTCCTCGCTTCCCGTCTGATCCACAGGCGTACTGCTCGCCACCGTGACGCCCTGCCGAAACCCGGTTGAACGGTGACCATCCCAGCGTCTAACTTCGGCGGTCAACGGCGTGTAGCTCAGCAGCAGAGCACCGGGCTCGGGACCCGGAGGGCGCAGGGGCGGAACCTGCCACGTCGGCTTATGAACGACAACGCTGAGCAGCAGCCCCTCACCGCGGCCCCGTCCTATGCGGCGGCCCAACTGGCCAAGGCCTTCACGACCGCGCTGACCCACGAGGACGCCGGCACCCGGCGCCGCGCCGAGGCACGCGGGCAGCGCTGGCGGGAGGTTCTCGCGGGCTTGGCCGCGGGACGGCTGACCGTCGGCTCACGTACCCCGGTCGCGGGGCTTCCGGCCTGGGTGACCCCCGAGGTGGTGCGGGGTGGCTTCGCCACCGGGACCGCGAGCGGGGGCGGTCCGCTCCAGCAGTACGAGACCGAGGCCGCGCGGAGTTTCGGCGTGCCCGCCGAGCGGCGCGCGCTCTTCGCGCACTGCCTCACCGCATCCGGACTCGCCTGGCTGTGGGCCCGGTTGGACAGCGGCCACTACGAGATCTGCGTACCGGAGGAGGCGGCGCTGCTCACCATGGCGTGGCTGGTGCGGCACGGGGAGACGGACGCGGCGCTGGACCTCGCGGCGGAACTGGAGCCGTTCGCCGACCGGCTGCGGTTCCTGCCCCGCCCGGCGGACGGGCCCGCGCCGGACGCCACCGCGGCCGTCCACCGGCACACCGTCTCCGACGCGGTCGACACCCTGATACGGCGGCGGCCGAACGAGGCCGTCGAGACCCAGCGCGAGGCGCTCGCCGTCTGGCAGCCGTTCGGCGACGAACTGCTCGTTCACTGGCTGCGGACGGCGCGGGACGGCCGGGTCCTCGAACTCGCCCCGGACGCCGACTGGTTGGCGCGCGGCGAGGTCCTGCTCGGCCGCTACCGGCTGCTCGCCGCAGAGCACACCCGCTGTACCAAGCACCGCAGCCCCAAGGAGAACCTGGGCATTCTGCGCGGCGCGCTGGAGGAGCTCGTCGCCGGACGGCCGCTGGACGCGCGCCGGCTCGGTCTGCTGCGGCATGCGGTGGCGTCGATGGTTCGGCGGCGCGGTCTGCCCGGATCCGCCGGGCATACGGCCCTGCGCCGGAGCCAGGCCGA from the Streptomyces sp. NBC_00310 genome contains:
- a CDS encoding amidohydrolase, with amino-acid sequence MSQSQATGPADLVLTGGPVHTVDPARVRATAVAVHGGRITAVGHDEVHALVGPRTEVVDLAGKLLLPGFQDAHVHPQGAGLELGLCHLADSVDPTEYLRRIRTYADEHPDAEWITGGGWSLEAFPGGAPTAATLDAIVPDRPVFLPNRDHHGAWVNTRALERAGIDARTPDPADGRIERDADGRPTGMLQEGAVHLVGRLVPDPTPEEQLTALLRAQAVLHAHGVTAWQDAIVGAYATMTDPAPAYRTALDRGLLTARVTGALWWDRERGAEQIPELVARRAELSGGRFRAGTVKIMQDGIAENRTAAMLDPYLTGCGCASDGSGLSFVEPGELRKYVTELDALGFQVHFHALGDRAVREALDAVEAARTANGHRDTRHHLAHLQVVHPDDVRRFRALGATANLQMLWAAHEPQMDELTLPLLGPERGARQYPFGDLLRAGATLAAGSDWPVSSPDPLQALHVAVNRVSPDAPDGTPEFLPGQRLDLGTALAAYTAGSAYVNHLDALTGSITVGRAADLVVLDRDPFTGPPEGIAATRVLQTFVEGERVHAAPDA
- a CDS encoding APC family permease; its protein translation is MGTIATIVGLQGPALLLLAFLPVLGIATAYARLNRSEPNCGNGYTWVGKTLGPWPGFLTGWVTIVGSVIFCAYTSAVMGSVTLVFANKAGLHTLGGVALDPASTGVSTAVGLVLLLGLTALAVTGTRATTRFQFALLVFEYAVLIGFCGWALVTGGQSFSLSWFNPFEIADGTTFAQGMVLAVFFFWGWDAAFSVTEETRKPGDAARGGLIALFAMLGLFLFASIAFQREMSLAELIGNGPQALPYLGQKLAAEPWATLPLVALMFSAAASVQSTLIPTARGLLAMGRDRTMGPVWTRVHPRYGTPAAGTVVVLSIAAAIALLAVALPRLSDMLLAAVNAIGLLVALYYGLTALACAVRFRSALREGPRTAVLAVGVPGVSGLVLLGLGGYLGYSYLTMSDHFELSPDNGWFMFSLPAVIVLVGLVMAAIAKHVRRSPYFATGRGTDAEAIDLPMDRTPV
- a CDS encoding TetR/AcrR family transcriptional regulator; the protein is MPTRVPQERRRRRPTRSGVLLSAELIVETALRLIGEHGPEALSVRRLGTALGCDPSALYRYFDGTDDLVLAIADRIIGDAMAGFAPGDDWVAALREMALRVRAGYLAHPRAAAFASYRVTRRPNEIRAVETGIGLLLSAGFGPADATRLYLTFIDTVLSHAAMDAALQALPRRQREADERAWLDVYQGLDPASYPALTSVRQDLRTVGDSSFEEAVDLLLEALAARAPTG